One Xenopus tropicalis strain Nigerian chromosome 8, UCB_Xtro_10.0, whole genome shotgun sequence genomic window carries:
- the med12 gene encoding mediator of RNA polymerase II transcription subunit 12 isoform X2, whose amino-acid sequence MAALASLLSVSRDQARPQRSVFVPRPVGSIRRHVVRAAEQGRKMAAFGILSYEHRPLKRPRLGPPDVYPQDAKQKEDELTALNVKQGFNNQPAVSADEHGSAKNVNFNPAKISSNFSSIMSEKLRCNTLPDTGRRKPQVNQKDNFMLVTVRTQSSINTWFSDLAGTKPLTHLAKKVPIFGKKEEVFGFLARFSVPVMRAAWLIKMTCAYYAAITETKVKKRHVMDPIIEWTQIITRYLWEQLQKIADYYRPALGGCSSPSGPMPPEVEVALKQWEYNEKLALFMFQDGMLDRHEFLTWVLECFEKIRQGEDELLKLLLPLLLRYSNSLVQSAYLSRRLAYFCTRRLAQLLEGSGSHPGHLMTAQTGTALPPAPAPPPPSGSAPSSPFSDLLQCPQHRPLVFGLSCMLQSIVLCCPSALVWHYSLTDNRIKTGSPLDHLPIAPSSLPMPGGSSAFTQQVRRKLRDMEQQIKERGRSVEVRWSFDKCQEATAGFPIGRVLHTLEVLDSHSFEKSDFSNNLDSLYNRIFGLGLGKDGHEISPDDDAVVTLLCEWAVSCKRYGHHRALVVAKLLEKRQAEIEAERCGDSEAVDEKGSVSSGSLSALSAPPVFQEVLLQFLDTQAPMLTDPANESERVEFYNLVLLFCELIRHDVFSHNMYMCTLISRGDLGIDPHAPRPRSPYEDPSDDTDRKEGEANSSIKLEDTTLSETMDIDHGSGALFEDMEKSEFPMFSPAMRCEGRSPGPEDGDRDIRRTVKGLNGEGPLSALYDQPRHIQYATHFPIPQEESCSHECNQRLVVLYGVGRQRDDARHIIKRITRDILKVLNRKSTSETGKVVVMGKVKQIEKQVNVPKLTLSPCGTDEGQRRRRAKPEAFPTAEEIFCRFQQLSHFDQHQVTAQVSRNVLEQITSFALGLSYHLPLVQHIQFIFDLMEYSLNISGLIDFAIQLLNELSVVEAELLLKSSSLVGSYTMGLCLCIVAVLRHYHTCLILNQEQTAQVFEGLCGVVKHGMNRSDGSSAERCILAYLYDLYTSCSHLKSKFGELFSDFCSKVKNTIYCNVEPSDSNMLWEQEFMLDTIINPSGHSVNCGMLGKLLSDSPTNRYSFVCNALVHVCAGDHDTDRVNDIAILCAELTGSCKALSSEWLGVLKALCCSSNNGTCGFNDLLCNVDVSDLSFHDSLATFVAILVARQCLLLEDLIRCAAIPSLLNAACSEQDSEAGARLTCRILLHLFKTPQLNPCEPDGSKPTVGIRSSCDRHLLAASQNRIVDGAVFAVLKAVFVLGDAELRGSGFSHPTGTDNASEEDIATRRAGGRPVSIETASLDEYAKYVLRSICQQEWVGERCVRSLCEDSNDLQDPVLSSAQAQRLMQLICYPHRLNDTEQGDNPQRQRIKHILQNLDQWTMRQSALELQLMIKQTPSNEMNSLLENIAKATIEVFQQSAENACAAPANSAALSNATSSNAPPNSKTKPVLSSLERSGAWLVAPLIAKLPTSVQGHVLKAAGEELEKGQHLGSSSRKERDRQKQKSMSLLSQQPFLSLVLTCLKGQDEQREGLLTSLYGQVQQIVSNWREDQYQDDCKTPQLLHDVLKLRLNLVGGMFDTVQRSTQQTTEWAVLLLDIISSGTVDMQSNNELFTTVLDMLSVLINGTLAADMSSISQGSMEENKRAYMNLVKKLRKELGDRQSESLEKVRQLLPLPKQTRDVITCEPQGSLIDTKGNKIAGFDSIFKKEGLQVSTKQKISPWDLFEGIKQSAPLSWGWFGTVRVDRRVSRMEEQQRLLLYHTHLKPKPRSYYLENLPLPPEDEEPPTPTSTEPDKKLSEALKVDKSGVGGTTNTDDRKKPSKPKREKKRNMAPSKVEEFPLGPGRPGPYGMVPTDLLHTQAAGMSRLPYATQNMYAQNQPLPPGGPRLDNSYRPTRMAMVKVPARPQYVSGVPQAGMMDSYKPVMYRPQPPIPQGQLLRQQLQAKLAQGMMPQPVRQMSQTPSYGSMQPQGYTSYGSHMTLQQHPPPSQAGALVPPPYSTQQYPGSLPPSGGALLDPVRQMQQRPSGYVHQQASGFSHSASAGQRFPHQQITQTGMMPSMGHLTTQPVTGAIRPQLLPEQQQQQQQQQYLRQQQILRQQQQQQQQQQQQQQQQQQQQQQNQAPPQQQAPPQPPPQQVPTVPQPQTQGQPPGLGMQTLQFQRQGLQQTQQQQQTAALVRQLQQQLSSTQPQQNSNPFGRY is encoded by the exons GTACCCATATTTGGAAAGAAGGAAGAAGTCTTCGGCTTTCTAGCTCGTTTCTCAGTGCCTGTGATGAGGGCTGCCTGGCTCATTAAGATGACCTGTGCATATTATGCAGCCATTACAGAAACCAAAGTGAAAAAGAGGCATGTCATGGATCCCATCATAG AGTGGACACAAATTATCACCCGGTATCTGTGGGAGCAGCTGCAGAAGATTGCAGACTATTACCGTCCAGCCCTTGGGGGCTGTTCCTCTCCTTCAGGTCCTATGCCACCAGAGGTGGAAGTGGCTCTAAAACAGTGGGAATACAATGAGAAACTGGCTTTGTTTATGTTCCAG GACGGAATGTTGGATCGGCACGAGTTTCTCACATGGGTCCTGGAATGTTTTGAGAAGATTCGTCAGGGAGAAGATGAGCTTTTGAAACTATTACTCCCACTTCTTCTGCGG TATTCCAATTCCCTGGTTCAGTCTGCTTACCTCTCCCGGCGTCTGGCCTATTTCTGCACAAGGAGACTAGCACAGCTGTTGGAGGGCAGTGGGAGCCACCCAGGACACCTAATGACAGCACAGACAGGCACAGCTTTGCCTCCAGCACCTGCACCACCACCTCCTTCTGGATCAGCACCTTCCTCACCTTTCAGTGACCTTCTGCAGTGCCCACAGCATAGACCTCTTGTGTTTGGGCTAAGCTGCATGCTGCAG AGTATTGTCCTTTGCTGTCCTAGTGCTCTTGTGTGGCATTACTCTTTAACTGATAACCGAATAAAAACTGGGTCACCTCTGGACCACCTTCCCATTGCGCCCTCCAGTTTGCCTATGCCTGGAGGCAGTTCTGCCTTCACACAGCAG gtGCGTAGAAAACTGCGGGACATGGAGCAGCAGATAAAAGAGCGAGGGAGATCAGTAGAGGTCAGGTGGTCATTTGATAAATGTCAGGAGGCCACTGCAG GTTTTCCTATTGGGCGGGTCCTTCATACTCTGGAAGTTCTAGACAGTCACAGCTTTGAGAAATCGGACTTCAGCAACAACCTGGACTCTTTGTATAACAGAATATTTGGACTTGGCCTAGGCAAAGATGGGCATGAG ATATCACCTGATGATGATGCAGTAGTCACGCTTCTCTGTGAGTGGGCTGTCAGCTGTAAACGTTATGGTCACCACCGAGCACTGGTGGTGGCAAAGTTACTGGAGAAGCGGCAGGCAGAGATTGAAGCCGAG CGATGTGGAGACTCAGAGGCAGTTGATGAAAAGGGATCTGTATCTTCTGGGTCTTTGTCTGCTCTGAGTGCACCTCCTGTGTTCCAAGAAGTCCTGCTTCAGTTCCTTGATACACAGGCCCCTATGCTAA CGGACCCGGCTAATGAGAGCGAACGTGTGGAATTCTATAATCTGGTGCTGCTATTTTGTGAACTAATTCGACATGATGTTTTTTCACACAACATGTACATGTGCACACTTATATCCCGTGGAGACTTAGGGATCGACCCACATGCACCCCGACCCCGCTCCCCATATGAGGACCCTTCTGATGACACTGACCGCAAAGAAGGAGAGGCCAATAGCAGCATAAAATTAGAG GATACCACTCTCTCGGAAACCATGGATATTGATCATGGCTCTGGGGCTTTATTCGAGGACATGGAGAAAAGTGAATTTCCG ATGTTTTCACCTGCCATGCGCTGTGAGGGGCGAAGTCCTGGTCCTGAAGATGGGGACCGAGATATCCGCCGCACAGTGAAAGGTTTGAATGGGGAGGGACCTCTTTCCGCACTGTATGATCAACCGCGACATATACAATATGCCACACATTTCCCTATCCCACAG GAGGAGTCGTGCAGCCATGAATGTAATCAGAGGCTTGTTGTTCTTTATGGGGTGGGAAGGCAAAGAGATGATGCCCGTCACATAATCAAGAGGATTACACGTGATATCCTGAAGGTGCTAAATCGCAAAAGCACCTCTGAAACAGGTAAGGTGGTGGTCATGGGGAAGGTCAAACAGATTGAGAAGCAAGTAAATGTACCAAAACTGACTCTTTCTCCTTGTGGAACAGATGAGGGGCAGCGCAGACGCAGGGCAAAGCCTGAAGCATTTCCCACTGCAGAGGAGATTTTTTGCCGCTTTCAGCAACTTTCACATTTTGATCAGCACCAAGTCACTGCACAG GTATCACGGAATGTGTTGGAACAAATCACAAGCTTTGCTCTTGGTCTCTCCTATCACCTGCCCTTGGTACAACATATCCAGTTTATCTTCGACTTGATGGAATATTCTTTAAACATTAGTGGTCTCATTGACTTTGCTATTCAG ctgCTGAATGAGCTCAGCGTGGTAGAGGCTGAGCTCCTGCTGAAATCTTCTAGTCTGGTTGGCAGTTACACCATGGGTCTGTGTTTGTGCATTGTTGCTGTTCTGCGTCATTATCACACTTGCCTGATCCTCAACCAGGAGCAGACTGCTCAGGTGTTCGAAGG GTTGTGTGGAGTGGTGAAGCATGGAATGAATCGTTCAGATGGCTCATCTGCGGAGCGATGCATCCTGGCATATCTCTATGATTTGTACACATCATGTAGCCACTTAAAGAGCAAATTTGGGGAGCTTTTCAG TGACTTCTGCTCAAAGGTGAAGAATACAATTTATTGTAATGTTGAGCCATCAGACTCCAACATGCTGTGGGAACAAGAGTTTATGCTAGACACCATCATTAACCCATCCGGACATAGTGTTAACTGTGGAATGCTGGGAAAGTTGCTGAGTGACTCCCCAACCAACCGCTATAGTTTTGTGTGCAATGCACTTGTCCATGTGTGTGCGGGAGACCACGATACAGACAG GGTAAATGACATTGCCATTTTGTGCGCTGAACTGACTGGATCCTGCAAAGCCCTGAGCTCCGAGTGGCTGGGAGTCCTAAAAGCCCTCTGCTGTTCATCCAACAATGGCACATGTGGCTTCAATGATCTGCTCTGCAATGTGGAT GTTAGTGATCTCTCTTTCCACGATTCTCTTGCCACCTTTGTTGCAATCTTAGTTGCTCGCCAGTGTCTCCTTTTGGAAGATCTGATTCGCTGTGCTGCTATCCCATCCTTGCTAAATGCTG CTTGCAGTGAGCAGGACTCAGAGGCCGGGGCTCGTCTCACCTGCCGAATTTTACTCCATCTCTTCAAAACCCCACAGCTGAACCCTTGTGAACCTGATGGTA GTAAACCAACTGTTGGAATCCGTTCATCTTGTGACCGCCACCTTCTGGCAGCATCTCAGAATCGTATCGTGGATGGGGCTGTGTTTGCTGTGCTGAAAGCTGTGTTTGTTTTAG GTGATGCAGAGCTGAGGGGCTCAGGATTCTCACATCCCACTGGCACTGATAATGCTTCAGAGGAAGATATAGCTACCAGGAGAGCAGGGGGTCGGCCAGTATCAATTGAAACAGCCAGTTTGGATGAATATGCAAAATATGTTCTACGCAGCATATGCCAGCAA GAATGGGTTGGAGAGCGCTGTGTGCGTTCCCTGTGCGAGGACTCTAATGATCTACAGGACCCTGTTCTGAGCAGTGCTCAGGCTCAGCGCCTCATGCAGCTTATCTGTTACCCACACAGACTGAATGATACCGAGCAGGGAGATAATCCACAGAGGCAGCGAATCAAACACATCTTGCAG AACCTGGATCAGTGGACAATGCGTCAGTCAGCACTGGAATTGCAGCTAATGATTAAACAGACACCAAGCAAT GAAATGaattctttattagaaaatattgcTAAAGCCACAATTGAAGTATTCCAGCAATCGGCCGAGAATGCCTGCGCAGCCCCCGCCAATAGTGCTGCCCTGAGCAATGCTACCTCCAGCAACGCTCCTCCCAACAGCAAGACAAAACCAGTACTCAG TTCTTTAGAGCGGTCTGGGGCTTGGCTTGTGGCCCCTCTCATTGCAAAGCTGCCTACATCAGTTCAAGGTCATGTGCTAAAAGCAGCAGGGGAGGAGCTAGAGAAGGGCCAACACCTAGGATCTTCTTCTCGCAAGGAACGTGACCGTCAGAAGCAGAAAAG TATGTCCTTGCTAAGTCAGCAGCCATTTTTGTCACTGGTATTGACCTGCCTAAAGGGACAGGATGAGCAGCGGGAGGGGCTTCTGACATCACTCTATGGCCAGGTGCAACAG ATTGTTAGCAACTGGCGGGAAGATCAGTATCAGGACGACTGCAAAACTCCTCAGCTGCTGCATGATGTATTGAAACTGAGGCTTAACCTG GTTGGTGGGATGTTTGATACAGTTCAGCGCAGCACTCAGCAAACCACTGAATGGGCTGTTCTTCTGCTGGACATTATCAGCAGTGGTACAGTGGATATGCAGTCAAACAA CGAGCTCTTCACGACTGTCCTAGACATGCTCAGTGTTCTGATCAACGGAACTCTGGCAGCTGATATGTCCAGTATATCTCAGGGGAGCATGGAAGAGAATAAAAGGGCATACATGAACTTAGTAAAGAAACTGCGG AAAGAGCTGGGTGATCGTCAGTCTGAGAGTCTAGAAAAGGTTCGTCAGCTCCTTCCTCTCCCCAAGCAGACTCGGGATGTAATAACTTGCGAGCCACAGGGATCTCTTATTGATACCAAAGGCAACAAGATTGCAGGTTTTGATTCTATTTTCAAAAAGGAG GGTCTTCAGGTTTCCACCAAACAGAAGATCTCCCCTTGGGATCTGTTTGAGGGGATAAAACAGTCTGCTCCTCTTTCTTGGGGCTGGTTTGGTACTGTACGTGTGGACAGACGTGTGTCTCGCATGGAGGAGCAACAACGTTTGCTCTTGTatcacacccacttgaaaccaaagCCTCGTAGTTACTACCTAGAGAACCTTCCTCTTCCACCTGAGGATGAAGAACCTCCTACTCCTACAAGTACCGAGCCTGACAAAAAGCTCAGCGAGGCTCTTAAGGTGGACAAAAGTGGAGTGGGTGGCACCACTAACACTGATGACAGGAAGAAGCCAAGCAAGCccaaaagagagaaaaagaggaACATGGCACCCAGCAAAGTAGAG GAATTTCCACTTGGTCCTGGCCGCCCGGGCCCTTATGGAATGGTCCCCACTGATCTTCTGCATACCCAGGCTGCTGGAATGTCCCGTTTACCTTATGCAACCCAGAACATGTATGCTCAGAACCAACCACTACCACCAG GTGGTCCGCGTCTAGATAACTCATACAGACCTACGCGGATGGCTATGGTAAAGGTTCCTGCCCGACCTCAGTATGTCAGTGGAGTCCCTCAAGCTGGGATGATGGACTCATACAAGCCTGTGATGTACAGACCACAGCCGCCAATTCCTCAGGGGCAACTATTAAGACAGCAGCTGCAGGCTAAGTTG GCACAAGGAATGATGCCGCAGCCTGTACGGCAGATGAGTCAAACTCCTTCATATGGCTCTATGCAGCCTCAG GGTTACACATCATATGGCTCTCATATGACCTTGCAGCAACACCCTCCTCcatcccaggctggtgctttgGTGCCCCCACCATACAGTACTCAGCAATACCCTGGATCTCTTCCCCCTTCTGGTGGGGCTCTTCTTGATCCAGTGCGCCAGATGCAGCAGAGACCCAGCGGCTATGTGCACCAGCAAGCCTCTGGTTTCAGTCACAGTGCTTCAGCTGGACAAAG ATTCCCGCACCAGCAGATAACTCAGACAGGCATGATGCCAAGCATGGGTCACCTTACTACACAGCCAGTAACAGGTGCAATTCGGCCTCAGCTGTTACCTGAACAGCagcaacaacaacagcagcagcagtatTTAAGACAGCAACAGATATTAAGG cagcaacaacaacaacaacaacagcagcagcagcagcaacagcagcagcagcaacagcagcagcagaatCAGGCACCACCTCAGCAACAAGCCCCTCCACAACCACCTCCCCAGCAGGtccccacagtcccacagccacaaACGCAAGGACAGCCACCAGGGCTTGGCATGCAGACACTGCAA TTTCAGAGACAGGGTTTACAGCAGACCCAGCAACAACAGCAAACGGCAGCTCTGGTCCGCCAGCTCCAGCAGCAACTGTCCA GCACACAGCCACAACAAAACTCCAATCCGTTTGGCCGCTACTGA